Proteins found in one Pontibacter sp. SGAir0037 genomic segment:
- a CDS encoding M20/M25/M40 family metallo-hydrolase, translating to MELLEQLCKIHAPSGNEKKLSEYLLNYIESHKVQWKTMPTVVYGDEFQDCILLIFGKPRTAVFAHIDSIGFTVRYGKQLVRIGGPEMETGYKLVGADAQGEIECTLHYNEEEHELTYEFDREIERGTELVFKCDFRETEETVQSCYLDNRLGVWSALQVAETLENGIIAFGCWEEHGGGSVAYLAKYIYEQYGVKQALISDITWVTEGVHAGQGVVISLRDSLIPRRSYVQKIVQLAKEAGIAYQLEVEGSGGSDAKELQHSAYPWDWCFVGAPEDHVHSPNEIVHKKDIESMVALYKVLMEKL from the coding sequence ATGGAGCTTCTGGAGCAACTCTGCAAAATTCATGCGCCATCCGGTAACGAAAAGAAACTTTCCGAATACCTGCTTAACTATATCGAGTCTCATAAAGTTCAGTGGAAGACAATGCCCACCGTTGTTTACGGGGATGAATTCCAGGATTGTATTCTTTTAATATTTGGTAAACCTCGCACTGCTGTTTTTGCCCATATAGATTCAATTGGCTTTACGGTGCGCTATGGAAAGCAACTGGTAAGGATAGGCGGCCCTGAAATGGAAACAGGCTATAAATTAGTAGGTGCAGATGCGCAGGGTGAAATAGAGTGCACGTTGCACTACAATGAAGAAGAGCACGAACTGACGTATGAGTTCGATCGTGAAATAGAGCGCGGAACAGAGCTGGTTTTTAAATGCGATTTCAGGGAAACGGAAGAAACCGTGCAGTCGTGCTACCTCGATAACCGGCTGGGTGTTTGGAGTGCTTTGCAGGTTGCTGAAACGCTGGAAAATGGTATTATCGCTTTTGGCTGTTGGGAAGAGCATGGCGGTGGCTCTGTGGCTTATCTGGCTAAATATATTTATGAACAGTATGGTGTAAAGCAGGCTTTGATTTCTGATATCACCTGGGTAACAGAGGGGGTGCATGCCGGGCAGGGCGTTGTTATTTCTTTGCGCGACAGCCTTATTCCACGACGGTCGTATGTGCAGAAGATTGTGCAACTAGCAAAAGAAGCTGGTATTGCTTATCAGCTGGAGGTGGAAGGTTCGGGTGGCAGCGATGCCAAAGAACTGCAACACAGTGCCTACCCCTGGGATTGGTGCTTTGTAGGTGCCCCCGAAGATCATGTGCATAGCCCCAATGAGATTGTGCATAAGAAGGATATAGAGAGCATGGTAGCCTTGTATAAAGTGCTGATGGAGAAGCTCTAG
- a CDS encoding sodium-translocating pyrophosphatase: protein METILYAIPAFGVAALLYTFVRSAWVTKQPTGDARMSTIAKYIADGAMAFLKAEYKVLFYFVIIACIFLGYLGYTGERSHWTIVIAFVIGAFFSALAGFIGMRIATKANVRTAEAARTSLSKALNVSFVGGSVMGMGVAGLAVLGLGSLFIVLYYYFVQQTGADVNGLEMERALEVLTGFSLGAESIALFARVGGGIYTKAADVGADLVGKVEAGIPEDDPRNPATIADNVGDNVGDVAGMGADLFGSYVATILATMVLGREVVVEDNFGGLSPVILPMLIAGLGIVFSLIGMLFVRVKEGGNVQGALNLGNWISVALTAVGAYFAIEWLLPENLTLRNFDFTSSGVFLAVIVGLVVGALMSIITEYYTAMGKKPVSSIVQQSSTGHATNIIAGLAVGMHSTVLPIIVLAAGIVLSYAAAGLYGVAIAAAGMMATTAMQLAIDAFGPIADNAGGIAEMSELPKEVRERTDILDAVGNTTAATGKGFAIASAALTSLALFAAFVGIAGIPSIDLYKAPVLAGLFIGAMIPFIFSALAISAVGRAAMSMVQEVRRQFREIPGIMEGTGKPEYEKCVAISTKAAIREMMLPGAIALIVPIVVGFGFRNVFPDTSSAEILGGLLAGVTVSGVLMAMFQSNAGGAWDNAKKSFEKGVEINGKVEYKGSDAHKASVTGDTVGDPFKDTSGPSMNILIKLMSIVSLVIAPHIALEQEPPLPEAPIEINMDTKSLTPEQASAAVNSENTVALEVVAAER, encoded by the coding sequence ATGGAAACAATTCTCTATGCGATTCCTGCTTTTGGAGTAGCTGCTCTCCTGTACACTTTTGTAAGGTCGGCTTGGGTAACAAAGCAACCTACCGGTGATGCCCGCATGAGTACTATAGCGAAATATATTGCTGATGGCGCTATGGCATTTCTGAAGGCGGAGTATAAGGTGTTATTCTACTTTGTTATAATTGCCTGTATCTTTTTAGGTTACCTCGGCTATACTGGTGAGCGGTCTCACTGGACAATTGTAATAGCCTTCGTTATAGGCGCATTTTTCTCTGCCTTAGCCGGTTTTATCGGAATGCGCATTGCTACCAAAGCCAATGTGCGTACTGCTGAGGCAGCCCGTACCAGCCTTTCAAAAGCGCTAAATGTTTCCTTTGTGGGAGGCTCAGTAATGGGAATGGGGGTAGCAGGTTTGGCCGTTTTAGGTTTAGGCTCTCTCTTCATAGTACTGTACTACTACTTTGTGCAGCAAACCGGAGCCGATGTAAACGGGCTGGAAATGGAGCGGGCCCTGGAGGTGCTCACCGGTTTCTCGCTCGGTGCGGAAAGTATAGCCTTGTTTGCGCGTGTAGGTGGCGGCATTTATACGAAAGCAGCCGATGTGGGTGCCGACCTGGTGGGTAAGGTAGAGGCCGGTATTCCGGAGGACGATCCGCGTAACCCTGCTACTATTGCCGATAACGTAGGAGATAATGTAGGCGATGTGGCAGGCATGGGAGCAGACTTATTTGGCTCTTATGTGGCTACTATTTTAGCTACCATGGTGCTGGGGCGTGAGGTGGTGGTGGAAGATAATTTCGGAGGCTTGTCGCCGGTCATACTGCCGATGCTGATTGCCGGCTTAGGTATAGTTTTCTCGCTGATCGGGATGCTCTTTGTTCGGGTAAAAGAGGGAGGCAATGTGCAGGGGGCGCTGAACCTGGGCAACTGGATTTCTGTAGCCTTAACCGCTGTAGGTGCTTATTTTGCTATTGAGTGGCTGCTGCCGGAAAATCTGACCCTGCGCAATTTCGATTTCACTTCTTCCGGAGTGTTTCTGGCGGTAATCGTAGGTTTAGTGGTAGGCGCCCTCATGAGCATCATCACTGAGTATTATACGGCGATGGGTAAAAAACCTGTCAGCTCAATTGTGCAGCAGTCTTCTACAGGCCATGCCACCAATATTATTGCAGGTCTGGCTGTAGGCATGCATTCCACTGTGTTGCCCATTATAGTGCTGGCAGCGGGCATAGTGCTATCTTATGCAGCAGCAGGCTTGTATGGAGTAGCCATTGCGGCGGCAGGTATGATGGCTACAACAGCCATGCAACTTGCCATTGATGCTTTTGGACCCATAGCAGATAATGCCGGCGGTATAGCTGAAATGAGCGAACTGCCAAAAGAAGTACGAGAGCGCACCGACATACTGGATGCTGTAGGCAATACCACTGCAGCTACAGGTAAAGGATTTGCTATAGCCTCTGCTGCGCTTACATCTTTGGCGCTTTTTGCAGCGTTTGTGGGTATAGCCGGTATTCCAAGTATTGATCTTTACAAAGCGCCTGTACTGGCAGGCTTGTTTATAGGTGCCATGATTCCTTTTATCTTCTCGGCATTAGCTATATCGGCAGTGGGTAGAGCAGCCATGTCGATGGTGCAGGAAGTGCGGCGCCAGTTCCGCGAGATTCCGGGTATTATGGAGGGTACAGGTAAACCGGAGTATGAAAAGTGTGTCGCTATCTCTACAAAGGCTGCCATTCGGGAAATGATGCTGCCAGGGGCTATAGCGCTGATTGTACCTATAGTGGTTGGCTTTGGCTTCCGGAATGTATTTCCCGATACTTCCTCTGCCGAGATACTGGGTGGCCTCTTGGCCGGAGTAACGGTATCTGGTGTATTGATGGCCATGTTTCAGTCAAACGCAGGAGGGGCCTGGGATAACGCAAAGAAATCTTTTGAAAAAGGGGTTGAGATCAACGGGAAAGTAGAATATAAAGGCTCTGATGCCCATAAAGCCTCTGTAACAGGCGACACAGTAGGAGATCCTTTCAAAGATACCTCGGGTCCATCTATGAACATC